The DNA window ATTTCGTCCTCGACGTCGAAGCGAAACAGACCGGCCGCGAATACGGCCACCGCGATCTCTGCTTCTTCTTCGGCTACCAGGGCCCCGCCCACTTCTACTACGTGCACCTCGCTAGCGTCGCCGACGATCACGCCAACTCCATCTTCCTGGTCAACGGCGAACCCCGCGTGAGCATCGCCCAGAAACGCACCACCGGCACCGACTGGGCCGACGGCTATCACCGCATCCGCATCGCGCGCGACACAAAGGCCGGCACGATCAAGGTCTACTTCAACAACATGGACGAGCCCGTCATGGAAACCGTGGACACCACCTTTCTCCACGGCGGCATTGGTCTCGGCTCCTTCGACGACACGGGCCACTTCGACAACGTGGAAATTCGTGGGACGCTACACACGCCCGCGGAATAGCGGACGCGTCCACCGCGGCGGAGTCGTTTGCATACTATTGGCGTGAAGCGCTGACCGATGATTCGTTTGGCCGATCGATGGTGCGGGCTTTCAGCCCTTCACAAGTTTGGTCCCTCGATTCATGGGGCAACGCCCCATGCTGGTATAGATCGGACCTTCGGCCCTGAAAAAAAACAGGACCATCTTTGGCGCCAAAGGCGCCACCCATACCAGCCTGGGCCAAAGGCCCAGGTAAATGGCGAAAAGATTTGGCCAGGGCTGAAAGCCCGTACCATAAAATTTGGAGCGGGTTACAAGGCGCTAATTGGAATCGGCAACTGCACGTGCTCGCCAATCGGTAATATCAGAACTGCACCCATTCTATCCGCCCGCTACACGGCGCCGTAAAGCGCTCGCATCTCTGTGTCGTGCACCTGGTTCAGCCCGTGCGCATTGGCGGCGCGCCGCCGCGTGGCCTCTTCGTTCTCCAGAACGTACGCCACCACCTCGTTCGGCTCCGCGAGCCACACATCGTCTCCGCCGAGTTCCTGTACCGCCGCGAACCGCGCGCGCAACTCCTCCGTTGTGCAGTCCTTCGCGGGGTGTATCGGCGTTCCCGGCATCGGCGAATGGCAGTAGTCCACCACCCAGCCATGGAGCGCGCGGGCCTGCTGCAGGCGCTTCCACGGATCGAACACGGAATAAAAAGGCCCGGGATAGGCCGTGTGCAGCGGGCAGCGACCCAACCAAAGTAGATCGGTGTCAAACGTATTCACCCAGTCGTAGATGGTGAATATCGCGTGATAGCCCGCCCCCGGCGCCGCCGCAATGGAGGGCGGGTGCCCGTGGTTGCTCCCGGGCACCGTGAAAATCGGTATCTCAACGCCCAGCGCATCCGCCAGCACCTTCCGCGCCTCCGCCACCTCCACCGCCGCGTTCTCCGCCGTCACACCCACGTGCGTCATCGAATGGCACGACGCCCCCCAGCCCTCCGCAATCAAATCCCGCATCTGCCCCGGGCTCAGGATCATCATCCCGTCGTAGCTGCTCCCCGGAACGTCCCGCTTCACCCCAAGCTGCGACGAAACCAGCGCCACGTGTCCCGGTATGCCAAATTCCCGATGGATGGAAACCGTATAGCGCAGCAGATCCTCGCACCCCTCGTCATAGGTGATCGAATACACCCACTTCTTGCCCCCCTTCCACGGGCCCGCGGCCTCGCCCGCGGCGCTTCCGGCCACGGCAACCCCGGCGGCCGCGCCGCCAATCGAGAGAAACGTCCGTCTGTCCATACGATAGTCCTCCTGGCGCAACACGCGCGACCCAGGCCCAGTGGATTTCCCGGCCCGCGCCTGTAGTCCCTGTAGTCCCTGTAGTCCCTGTAGTCCCTGTAGTCCCTGTAGTCCCTGTAGTCCCTGTAGTCCCTGCAGTCCCTGTAGTCCCTTATTCCGCCTCGCCGTCCGCACCCCTGATCCACGAAACCTGCGTTATCAGCTGGTTCAAGCTCGCAAACGAAATCGCCGCGTTCGTCGCATACGCCGGCGAACTGTTCGCAGGAAACGTCGCCAGCGTCGCATCGCCCACGAGGAACACATTGAAGTCCTTCGAAAAGTTGTCGTAGCCGCAGGTCGTGCTCTTGTAGCACATATCCGTGGCGTAGCCCGTAAGCAGAATATGGCGGATCCCGTGTTCCTTTAGAAAGTCCCGGATCGCCGGATAGCCGTCGGCGTCGTAGTGC is part of the Candidatus Hydrogenedentota bacterium genome and encodes:
- a CDS encoding polysaccharide deacetylase family protein, translating into MDRRTFLSIGGAAAGVAVAGSAAGEAAGPWKGGKKWVYSITYDEGCEDLLRYTVSIHREFGIPGHVALVSSQLGVKRDVPGSSYDGMMILSPGQMRDLIAEGWGASCHSMTHVGVTAENAAVEVAEARKVLADALGVEIPIFTVPGSNHGHPPSIAAAPGAGYHAIFTIYDWVNTFDTDLLWLGRCPLHTAYPGPFYSVFDPWKRLQQARALHGWVVDYCHSPMPGTPIHPAKDCTTEELRARFAAVQELGGDDVWLAEPNEVVAYVLENEEATRRRAANAHGLNQVHDTEMRALYGAV